The Lathyrus oleraceus cultivar Zhongwan6 chromosome 5, CAAS_Psat_ZW6_1.0, whole genome shotgun sequence genome includes the window TTCATAAACCACTCTAAACCTATACCGCTTTCACATTTTAATTCATAGCCATGTTCAAATTCATTCCAAATATCAATTAATTCAAGTCATGTCCATATGAATTCCATACCAATCTTATTTCATTCAAGAATAGAAAATTTCATTAGAAAGCATAAATAAGTCCATTACATGagaaaattgcaaaaaaaaatgaactttgaccaaattgttgactttggtcaacagttgacttttggtcaactttgaACAAAGTCAACCAACCTACCATGACCATCCTAAATCCCTATCCCAATCTCAGCCTCAAGCTCCCATTTCCCATTTTTTTATCATGTTAGGCCATGGCATTCTTTGGGTTCATAAAGATATTTTGTTCCCTTTTTACATGAATTCATATAGTAAATCACAAGTCCATATAACAATCTCATACAAGCATGTCTAGAAAGAGATTTTAAAATTGACTAAAAAAAGGGGGGTTTACAATTAATTTGCATAGGAATCGTTGTACATAGCATATAATGGGTAATTTTGCTACAATTTCAATGCCCATTACATATGTCATTGCACGTTACATACTTGAACCCGAAACATAACTGAAAAAACCGACCAAACAATTTCAAAACCAcgaactacgaaagctctgatttctcacttcaacaagtgggcatacgtaggcacgaggatccattccttggcgagcacactaatttaaaatctacctccatCTCCGCAAACCTTGGCAAGCAAGCATTCGATAAACAATACACACGtaagcgcaaacatcctagatggtttccatggagtaccatggatgtgaggggtgctaataccttccccttgcataaccgacttccgaacctgttcgtggttgcaacgaccatacttggggttttctcgatattttccctttcctttggaataaataaaaaccgatggcgactctgtatttttcgcgtagcgacaaGTATCAAATGATTGATGGAAGAGGATTATATTTGGCATAGTGGAAACTTGTAAGTTTCtatttcataatttttatttAAGTAAACATGTTGTCATTTTTTAGATTTAATAATACTTATTAAAATTGTTGTTGTTTAGTTTCGAGCCGAGTTAGATTGTTGTCAAATGTATAACTTACGTTATTCAACAAGTGTATAAGAAATCTTGGAAGAGATTTCAAGAACTTTCCAAGAGTGAAAAAGATgtttgatttaaaaaatttaaggtataatgaatttattttaagttatttttattttaattaattttttaattataattatcTAACAATTTATTTGAATGTCATACAACATTGCAGGAAAAGTGTACGTGAGAAGTCATTAACGAGGCTAGGATTACAAAAAAAATCGGAGCAGAACAACAATCTGAGTTTCTGAGATGCTACGGCGTTCTAAACGTGGTTGGGAAGAACAAAGTGTTCGTCCTAACTGGATAGGCAATAAAGTATTTGATAAACTTTTTGTCTATTGAGATTCGCTAGTTTTGAGGCAAGATCTGAAATGCAAAGAAAATAAGAGCATCTGAAAATGGGGGTAACCTTAATGCAGTTGGAAGCATTAGTATCGTTGAACATGCTCGACGCATGGTAATTATAACTACTTTTTAAATTTATATTCTGATTTActatatatttttaattaaagTTAATTTTATTAATTAGACTAAGGATTTGGGGAGACCCCCACGAATGAATGAGATGGTTGCAAAGACTTATACCAAAAAATTGGGGGATTTTGTTGACGAACATATCAGAAGAGCTTTCGTAAGTtgtttatattttattattttatttaaattaatttttgtATATGAATAAATTGtttaaattatattaatatttaatttCAAATTTGTGGCGTGATTTTAACGTGGCAACTAATTTAATCTTGTTTGTGACGTAAAAATCACGTGGCTATATTTcattatttattaatttaattcTTGTATACAACTGAATTGTTTAAACTATCAAACATTGCTCATAAATTTTTAGTTCAAAATCCTCAGTATACTCCGATATGTTCAAACCCGATTGATGAATGTGTGGATCTTTATATTTGGAGTTTAGTAAATGGAGGGAGATGACCTAATGAGTGTTTTTTTTTTATTGTTAGATCTTTGGTCGGCAACTATAGAATATTGGATATAACTTTATTTGAAAGAGTTGCGGATGGGAAATGAACGTCATGTCCATCATAATTGACACCCAAAATGATGGAAACAGTGCGACAATTGGTGCTTACTGAGGCGAGACGCGGGTCTGCAGAACGTGAGGTGGCAATAAATGCCCAAATGGAGGCAATGAAGAAGAAACAATTTGAGATGAAGAAGAAAATACGTCAATTGCTCTCACAAAGAAATCAAATAAATAATTCAACGGGCGGTGATGTGAATGAGGATGATGACGTGGATGAAGATATGGATGATGATGTTGATTGATTTTTCTATTGTTATTTTACTTTTAAATATTAGTTTTTGTAAAAATATTTCTAATTATTTTGAGTTTAATCATTTTTTTATTGAAATTCATATTTctaattattatttaaaaatattcatatttttaattataaattGAAATTCATATTTTTAATTGTAAAAAATTCATAGTTCtaattattatttataattttcatatttttattaattattaaatattttttaataaaagaAATCTGCGAAATATAAATCTTGTGGCAAATATATTATATAATTTCCTTTTTGTGGCGTGTAAAACACGACGCTAATTTGACATATTTTCATTTTTGTGGCATGAAATTCGCATGGCAAATCTGTCTACCTATGtcaaaaaggttttttaacagcgcatcttagacagcgcttttaaaagaaagcgctgtctaaggttaaaataaaaataaaacacggaaaatgttctaaaaaaataatgaaagcgctgtctaagggggggtcttagacagcgcttttagaaagcgctgtctaagacccccccttagacagcgcttttagaaagcgcttttaaatatagaccttagtcagcgcttttgagaaagcgctgtttaaagtctttcaattaaaaaaaaaattaaaaccaaaagcgctgtctaaggtgggggtttagaaagcgcttttggaaagcaCTTCATGCTTCCAAGAAACCCAATAGCGAGGGACACAGCAGAGCTTCCATCTTCATCAAGCCCTAGCAGCTCCGCCAAAACCAGACCCTCTTCTCGCAAACACAAACCCTCCAAAGAAAACGATCCTCCTTCAGATCACAACATCATCGTCCCTTACTCCCCCTCCCATGTCAAATCCAAGAGTCCGTTACCACCAAGACCTCCTTCTTCCAACCCTCTCAAACGCAAACTTGCTCTCGACACCATCGCCGTCGAAAATTCACTCCCGGCAACTACCGATTCCGGCGTTAAGGTTTTTCTCATCCATTTAGGGTTTTTAGATCTTGTTAATTTATTATCCGATTTCTTATTTTGTATCTGTATGTGTTGTGTAGGTTATTGTGAGGATGAGGCCGTTGCGGAAGGATAAGGACGAAAGAGATCCTATAGTTCAGAAGATTTCTGGTGATTCGTTATCAATTAATGGTCGTACTTTCACCTTTGATTCTGTTGCTGATGTTGAAGCTACTCAGGTATGGTTTCTATTTTTGTTTCTGCTCAAACTGTTTTTGAGTTACTTCATTTCTACTGTGGTTGAATTTTCTGATCCTGTTTTTCAGCTTGACATTTTTGAGCATGTTGGGGTTCCTTTGGTGGAGAATTGTTTGGCTGGTTTCAATAGTTCTGTCTTTGCTTATGGACAGGTTTCCTTTTTCTCACTATTAACATTTACTTGCTTAATTTGCTTCATTTCTCATAGTGTTGTTCTTGTTAGGTATTAACATTTGGTATTTTGGTTGCTTATTTTGCTGCATTTCTCATAGTGCTGTTCCTGCTAGATATTAACATTTAGTTGCTTATTTTGCTGCATTTCTCATA containing:
- the LOC127080318 gene encoding kinesin-like protein KIN-12B: MLPRNPIARDTAELPSSSSPSSSAKTRPSSRKHKPSKENDPPSDHNIIVPYSPSHVKSKSPLPPRPPSSNPLKRKLALDTIAVENSLPATTDSGVKVIVRMRPLRKDKDERDPIVQKISGDSLSINGRTFTFDSVADVEATQLDIFEHVGVPLVENCLAGFNSSVFAYGQTGSGKTYTMWGPANSLAEENVAKEQQGLTPRVFERLFARIKEEQTKHSDQQLNYQCNCSFLEIYNEQVTDLLDPSQRNLQIREDVKSGVYVENLTENQVSTMEDVTQ